GCTGGGTGCGGCGATCGGATCGATGGCGTTCCCGGTGATCGGCCCGGCCGGGGTGGTGGCCGTGCGGCAGTGGATCGCCGCGGTGCTGCTGCTGGGTGTCGGACGGCCGAGGCTGCGGGCGTTCACGTTGCCGCAGTGGCGGTTGGTGCTGTCGCTGGCGGCGGTGTTCGCGACGATGAACCTCTCGCTCTACGCCGCTATCGACCGCATCGGGCTCGGGCTGGCGGTGACGCTGGAGTTCCTCGGTCCCCTGGCAGTGGCGCTGGCCGGGTCGCGGCGGTGGCTGGACCTGGGCTGTGCGGTGATCGCCGCGGCCGGGGTGGTCGTGCTGACCCGCCCGCAGCCCAGCACCGATTACGTCGGCATCGGGTTGGCGCTGCTGGCGGCGGTGTGCTGGGCCGGTTACATCCTGCTCAACCGCGCGGTGGGCCGGAAGCTGCCGGGCGCGCAGGGTTCGGCGGCGGCCGCCGGGATCTCCGGACTGGTGTTCGTGCCGGTCGGTGTGCTGGTGCTGCTGCACAACCCGCCGACCGCCGGTGCTCTGCTGTGCGCGGCGGGTGCGGGTCTGCTGGCCTCGGCGGTGCCGTTCCTGGTGGATCTGCTGGCGTTGCGGCGGATTCCGGCTGCCGCGTTCGGTGTCTTCATGAGCGTCAACCCGGTGCTGGCCGCGGGTGTCGGCGTGGTGGTGCTGGGCGAGTCGCTGCAGGTGGTGCAGTGGTTGAGCATCGCGGCGATCGTGGCCGCCAACGCCGTCAGCGTCACCTCGGGCCTGCGCCGCGGAAACAATTTGGAGTCGACTCCAAAAATGGAGTAGAGTCCATTCTCGTGACCGAGGGATTGCGGGAGCGCAAGAAGCGCCGGACGCGGCAGCACATCAGCGGGGTGGCCACCGCGCTGTTCGTGCAGCGGGGTTTCGACCAGGTCACCATCGCCGAGGTCGCCGCCGCGGCGGAGGTGTCGGTCAACACCGTCTACAACTACTTCCCCACCAAGGAAGATCTCGTCCTGCCGCCCGAGCAGGCCTCCCCGCAGCGGCTCGCCGACATCGTGCGGGCCCGGCCTGCCGGGCAGTCAGCGGCCGGGGCGGTGCTCGAGCAGCTGCGCGCGGAGGTGGCCCAGCGGGACCGCAAGCTCGGCTTGTCGCCGGGATTCGGCCCGGTGCTGGCCATGATGCGCGCCGCGCCCACGCTGCTGGCCCGCTTGGAGGCGCTGGGCGGGCAGATGACCGAGGCGTTGGCCGAGGTGCTCGCCGAGGAAACCGGTGCCGAGGCCGCAGATCCGCTGCCGCGCGTGGTGGCCCACCAGCTCGGCGGTCTGCATTCGCTGGTCTACGCCGAGCTCGGCGCGCGCCTGGCCGCAGGCGCACAGCCCGAAGAACTGGCCGAGGCCGCAACGAGGCTGCTGGAAGCCATCGAGCGCGCACTGAGCGACAACGTGCTCGACTACGCCATCAGAGAGGACCGGACGTGTTCCGAGTGACCATCCGCGGGAAGTTCGACGGCATCAGCGAAGCGGGCCGCGAGCAGGTGCGCGCCGCTGCCGGTGCCGCGTTCACCGAAGCGGGCGCCTTCACCCACGACGCGAGCGTCTCGGTGTTCACCTTCCGCTGCCAGGTGCCCGCCGGCGACGATGACGACGAGAAGGTGGCGACCCGCCGCGCGCTGGCCGCGCTGGAGGCCCACGGCCACCCGCACCAGGTCCTGCGCGTGGCGGTGACCGACATGCGCCAGATCAAGATCCGCCGCAAGACCGGCAAGAGCTGACGGATCCGGGCAGCCCGGTTTCAGGCACGGATGCCGCCGAGGATCGTCGCGACGAGGCTGTCCAGGAATTCCGCGGCCACCTCGAGAGGTTCGTCGACGTCGGGCTGCAGCAGGCGGGGCAGCACGACGTCGTAGCAGGCGCCGACGAGCAGCGTCGCTGCCGCGCGGGTGTCGGCTCCGGCGCGGATGCGGCCGTGCTGCTGTTCGGCGTCGAGATAGGCGGTCAGGGTCTGGCGCAGGTCGTCGCCCTTTTTCGACCGGGGCCAGCCGTTGAACCGGGCCAGCACCTTGGGCTGGCCCAGCAGACCGGCGAACGCGGGCAGGATCCGCTCGTGCAGGTCGAGGATGTGCCGCAGGTAGCCGGCGAGGCTGGCCTCCAGCACGCCTTCGCCGGGCCGCGGCGGCTCCGGCAGATCCCGCTCGGCCGCTTCGATGTGCGCCAGCAGCGCGTGCGCGAGCAGTTCTTCCTTGTCAGCGAAGTAGTTGTAGAGCACTCCGTCGGCGACCTGAGCCTCCCGCGCGATGGCGCGCACGGTCAGCTTGTCGGTGCGGCGCTGGGCGATGAGCCGCTCGGCGACGCCGATCAGGTGATCGCGCAGATCGGGACTGCTGCTGTCCCGGAGCGCGGCTGCGGTGCGCGGCACCTGCTCTCCCCTCGCGGAGTGGTTCTCACGTGCGGATCCGGGTGTTCTGGAAGGTCCGGAACAACCACCGCCCATCCTGCCGGACGGCGACTTTGGTCTGGATGGAGAGGTCCTCGGTGCGGCATTCCTGCGCGCCGGGCTGCAGGACGCAGTTGCCGCTGTTGATGATCACGGCCAGGTCGTCGGAGATGAACTGCACGCTGCGCTCCCGAGGCGCCGACATCCGGGTGCCGGCCATGAAGGTGTCGAAGCCCTGCTGCAGGCTCTCGGCGATGGCGGTGCGTCCGCGCAGGTGGCCGCCCATCACATCGACGAAGTCGGCGTCCTCGGTGAAGGTCGCGGCGAAGGCCGTCCCGTCCACACCCCACGCCAGCACCTGCTGCTGCTCGAGCTGGTCCAATGCCGCCCTGTCCGCGTCCCGGGTCATGCGAGCCACCATCCCACCGTTGTGAACGACTGTTCATGAACGTGCGTTCACGCTATTGGGGTGGCGGGTCGCCGTCAAGCGGTGATCCGCACTCCCCCGCCGGCGAGCTCGTCCGATCAGATCAACCGGCTGCTCCGCGAGGAGCGAAACCCCCGTGTTGATCCACGAATGCCCGGGTCGGGTGCCTAGGGTCGGCGGACCGGCACCAGGTGGGCCCCGGCCGAGAGCTGCCGGCGCCTGGTCCCGCGCCGGAACCGACTGACGGGAGCGCTCGATGATCAACAGACGATGGCACGCAGTGGCCGCCGCGATCGCCGCCGCGGGGCTCGCCCTCAGCGCACCGGCGGCGGTCCAGGCGGCAGAGCCGGCTCCGGCGGCGAAACCGAAGACGATGCTGCTGGTGCACGGCTACAACCCGGATCCGCCCACCAAGTGCAACGTCTCGACCTGGGACGAAGCCCTGGCCTACTACCAGGAATCAGGCGGCCGGGACCGCTCCACCATGCGCACGATCGGCTACTACGCGGGCGATGCGGAGTACTGCGACGACGTGATCGGCGACGGCAAGGCCACTCGCGAGCGCCCCATCCAGGACATCGCCAAGGACTTCGCCAACCACATCTACGAGAAGTACACCAGCAAGGGCGAGGAGGTGGACATCGTCGCGCACTCGATGGGCGGCCTGATCACCCGCGTCGCGGTGCTGGGCACGCGCGAGGGCTGGAGCGGTTTCCCGCCGAAGGTGGCGGTGGAGGACATCGTCACGCTCGGCACCCCGCACCAGGGTCTGATCAACGGGTGCGGCGACCCCGATGCGGACCCGAACGACAAGTGCACCCGGCAGTGGAACCAGATGACCCCGAAGGACGAGGGCGGTTCCGGGTTCATCGAGAAGCTGCACGAGTCCGCGCCGGGCCGCGACGACCGCGGGCTGGACGATCCGTGGGCCGCCGGGATCGACTGGAGCCTCGTGGGCTCGATCGAGGACGAGACGGTCTCGTACTACTCGGGCATCGACAAGGGCTACTTCGCGCACCAGAAGTACGGCTACGACGAGAACATCACCGCCGGCTGCTCGGACCCGAACGTCAGCCACGGCAACCTCCGCCAGCTCAAGGGCGCGGGCGGCTTCTGCCTGCGGTACTGGCACCACGGCGCCGACGGTGGTCCTTACACCACCGAGAATGGCTGGTCACCGCTGAAGGTCGCCTTCAA
This portion of the Saccharopolyspora antimicrobica genome encodes:
- a CDS encoding DUF6204 family protein, producing the protein MFRVTIRGKFDGISEAGREQVRAAAGAAFTEAGAFTHDASVSVFTFRCQVPAGDDDDEKVATRRALAALEAHGHPHQVLRVAVTDMRQIKIRRKTGKS
- a CDS encoding TetR/AcrR family transcriptional regulator translates to MTEGLRERKKRRTRQHISGVATALFVQRGFDQVTIAEVAAAAEVSVNTVYNYFPTKEDLVLPPEQASPQRLADIVRARPAGQSAAGAVLEQLRAEVAQRDRKLGLSPGFGPVLAMMRAAPTLLARLEALGGQMTEALAEVLAEETGAEAADPLPRVVAHQLGGLHSLVYAELGARLAAGAQPEELAEAATRLLEAIERALSDNVLDYAIREDRTCSE
- a CDS encoding SgcJ/EcaC family oxidoreductase, whose translation is MTRDADRAALDQLEQQQVLAWGVDGTAFAATFTEDADFVDVMGGHLRGRTAIAESLQQGFDTFMAGTRMSAPRERSVQFISDDLAVIINSGNCVLQPGAQECRTEDLSIQTKVAVRQDGRWLFRTFQNTRIRT
- a CDS encoding TetR/AcrR family transcriptional regulator is translated as MPRTAAALRDSSSPDLRDHLIGVAERLIAQRRTDKLTVRAIAREAQVADGVLYNYFADKEELLAHALLAHIEAAERDLPEPPRPGEGVLEASLAGYLRHILDLHERILPAFAGLLGQPKVLARFNGWPRSKKGDDLRQTLTAYLDAEQQHGRIRAGADTRAAATLLVGACYDVVLPRLLQPDVDEPLEVAAEFLDSLVATILGGIRA
- a CDS encoding esterase/lipase family protein, translated to MINRRWHAVAAAIAAAGLALSAPAAVQAAEPAPAAKPKTMLLVHGYNPDPPTKCNVSTWDEALAYYQESGGRDRSTMRTIGYYAGDAEYCDDVIGDGKATRERPIQDIAKDFANHIYEKYTSKGEEVDIVAHSMGGLITRVAVLGTREGWSGFPPKVAVEDIVTLGTPHQGLINGCGDPDADPNDKCTRQWNQMTPKDEGGSGFIEKLHESAPGRDDRGLDDPWAAGIDWSLVGSIEDETVSYYSGIDKGYFAHQKYGYDENITAGCSDPNVSHGNLRQLKGAGGFCLRYWHHGADGGPYTTENGWSPLKVAFKAATYKGDDLPR
- a CDS encoding EamA family transporter, encoding MQTTTAPAHDPVKAGRGAGFAMLLGSGLSNQLGAAIGSMAFPVIGPAGVVAVRQWIAAVLLLGVGRPRLRAFTLPQWRLVLSLAAVFATMNLSLYAAIDRIGLGLAVTLEFLGPLAVALAGSRRWLDLGCAVIAAAGVVVLTRPQPSTDYVGIGLALLAAVCWAGYILLNRAVGRKLPGAQGSAAAAGISGLVFVPVGVLVLLHNPPTAGALLCAAGAGLLASAVPFLVDLLALRRIPAAAFGVFMSVNPVLAAGVGVVVLGESLQVVQWLSIAAIVAANAVSVTSGLRRGNNLESTPKME